Genomic segment of Melanotaenia boesemani isolate fMelBoe1 chromosome 10, fMelBoe1.pri, whole genome shotgun sequence:
AAGTTGTATTCAGATATTAAAATAATGAGAAGTTTTATACTGTATACAGTCAATGATTGTGGATGTCATGTCTCTTAATAACATCTTTTATTAAACTGACAGCTCACCAGGCAGAACTACACTACTGCTCAAAAATCTGGGACCACttgcaaatgtttttcttttccaaagaaaaacacatgtcCATGCAATTCCTAAACAACTCCATTAATTTAATCAATCATTCTATTtgataaacaattaaaaatgcatcagattaacttttaaagaattatttacatttctgcatAGAGGCCTGTCACAGGCTATCACTGGTCATCTGCATCAATCTCCTGTTATGGCTGCTAATTCAGGTTAATCAGTTTACAGGGCTAATTGATGATTAGAAAATCCTTTTGCTATTGTGTTACACAGCTGAAAACCATTGTACTAATAAGGTCTTATCTGAaacatcagctgtttgtttatttacaggCTCAAAATGGCCAGAAAGAAAGAACTTTCTTTAGACACCTGCCAGTCTATCAACCTGCTTAGAAATTAAGACTATTCAATATGAGAAATTGCTAGAAAACTTAAAATCTTTATGGCAGAATTACAAAGAAAATGCCAGGCTCACACTggccaatgaaaataaaaaatatatataaaaaaaataggatgTTAGAAGTCTCTATCAAGCCAATCCACCTTGTGGGAGATGCTTCAGGAGGCATGGGGTGAAATCTTGTCAGTTTACCCTGAAAAAATTAACATGTGGTTTGCCTAAGGTCTGCTGGGCTGTGATTGCTgcaaaaggtgttttttttaaagaaaagtttaaagaaCACATTCAtcattttgattaaaatcaTTATTTCTAACTCAGACAATGTTAGCCTGTCCTGATTATTTGCTATATTAAATATTCAGACTAATTTCTTATGTATTTTCTTGGAAAGTGAGTAAATTTCCAAGTGATCCCAAAATTTTAAACAATAGTGAATCTTCTCCCCTTGTACTTTGAATGGAATCCAATCACTTAATTCCACACTAAAATCCACAAAACTGAATTTgggaagaaatatttttaaaaaggcttttCCATTCCAGAAATAAAGTTCTTGTTCATCTAAAGAAGAAGTGATTTTCCCATTTTGAACACAAGGGGGCAGAATGCGCACATCAAACAGAGTTATGGAAGGAGGTGGAGGAAAAGtgtatcattcattcattcattcattcagttttcaGTTCCTGAACTGGTAAATGAACAAACAGAACTCTGAGCTACAGCTGTGTAAAATATGCTCTCTAAACTTGCTATGAATTGCATTTATGAAGACACTTTTGCTATTATTGTTTGGaatatattttctcttttatttaagaTGTTCTTGTATATGCTTAATGTCTTCagaatgttcttttaaaattaaataactttttcGTCTCTGTTTCCTTTTGGTTGTTGCTTCATttagagtttttgtttttgttttccaggaAGCCTTCATCGCTTTTCATCCTGATCAAAAGTTTGTGCAAAAGTTTCTGAAGCCTCTGCTAATTGGAGAGTTGAAAGCGACAGAGCCAGGCCAGGACCACCGCAAAAATGTAAGACTTTAAGCCAAAGTCTCAGGAGTAAGTTAGACTGTTAGCAGATCTGTTTGGTTATTCTAGAGTCTTACAGGATTTACATTTTGCAAGTGCCTGATCAGTGCATCACTTGTTCagctaaagaacattttttcttcttctctgttccCAGGCAGCAATCATACAAGATTTTGACACTCTCCGAGTGCAGGCAGAGAAGCAGGGTCTTTTTCAGGCTAAACCTTTGTTTTTCTGCCTCCATCTGGGTCACATCATGTTGCTGGAGGCCCTTGCGTATCTGATGGTCTTGCATTGGGGGACGAGCTGGATGCTGACATTTTTGTGTGCAGTGATGCTGGCAACTGCTCAGGTTAATTGAACATAACTATATGTTAGTCAAACTTTTGCTGAAACGATTAATACAAATTCTAAAAAGGCTAATTCATCCTCTTCTTTTCTAGGCTCAGGCTGGATGGTTGCAGCATGACTTTGGTCACCTGTCTGTCTTCAAGAAGTCTCGGTGGAATCACCTGATACACAAGTTTGTCATTGGACATTTGAAGGTAAACTTTTAAGATGTTAGTGTATTTTTTATTGACAAACCAAATATTAAAAGACTGATCTCATAGGGAGCTTCAGCCAACTGGTGGAATCATCGTCATTTCCAACATCACGCCAAACCCAACATTTTTATGAAGGACCCTGATATCCACACATGGGACATTTTTGTACTTGGAGCCACTCAGCCAGTGGAGGTAAGCAGCTCAAAACATACATATTTTCTCATTCCTTTAAATATCCATACAGTTAAGGTGTTCACTCaactctgttctctgtgttaCAGTATGGTATAAAAAAGATCAAACACATGCCCTATAACCACCAACACAAGTACTTCTTTCTGAGTATGtttatcaattaaaaataaaaaataaaataaaacaaaataaaaacagctgtccAGGAAAGactttgtatgtgtttgtgttccaGTGGTACCACCACTACTTATTCCAGTTTTGAACTTCAACTTATTGAAGACCATGATTGCTCGTCGGGACTGGGTGGTATGAAGTCAGCCTCTGTGGTTCAgtggtttatttaaaatttgttcAAATCTGATAGGAATCCAGTGCAATAGAAAAACAatctttatgaataaataaataaataaatattaataatttgtgAGCCAGTTTCATCTGAGTCTTGAAAACATATTTACCTTTCCTTTTGAAGGATCTGGCTTGGTACATGACGTACTACTTTCGTTTCTTCTACTGCTACATACCTTTGTATGGTGTGTTTGGTTCACTGGCTCTCATAACTTTTGTCAGGTAGATGCTCCTATGAATGTATGACCAAcattacttaattattttaaaaccctGTACAGCTAATCTTAttgtagttttgtttattttacaggaTTTTGGAGAGCCACTGGTTTGTGTGGATGACTCAGATGAGCCATCTGCCAATGGACGTTGAAAACGAGAAACACCAAGACTGGGTGACCATGCAGGTGCTTGATTTATCAAGTATTATTCTTTTTCCAGAACTGccagaaaatgtgaaaacactCAATCTTAAAAGTTTTAAACCTTGTCATGTGGACATTAGCATGATTTAAAACTTGTTTATCATTGGAGGGCATCTTTCAGTGCTTCAGATTCCATCTGCCCATTTTCTGATGCTGATCTGGGGTCGGATCGCggaggcagctgcctaagtagggaagcccagacttccatCTCCCCGTCCACATTCGCCAGCTCGTccgggggatcccgaggcattccaaGGCCAGCCGAGCGATGTAGTcccggagaaagcactccacccttttccagctgaggaccatggtctcagatttggaggtgctgattctcatcccagccgcttcacactcaggtGCAAATCGATCCAGCGCAAGCTGAACATGatggcccaatgaagccaacagaaccacatcatctgcaaacagaagaGACCCgttcctgaggccaccaaaacGCACCCCCTAAACACCTAAGCTCCACCTAGAAATtcatgaacagaatcggtgacaaaggcatccttggcagagtccaaccgtCACTAGAAACTAATCTGATTTAGTGccagcaatgcagaccaagctctggtACCGGTCGTGCAGAGACCaaacagctcgtacaagggggttcGGCACTCCATGCTGTTGAAGCACACCCCTACAGCAGGGGACAGGGTAGAATGGCTTCTCCAAGTCCTCGAAGCTcctgtagactggttgagcaaactcccaagCCCCCTCCAAGACTGTGAAGAGAGTGTAGaatgtccacgcaatgctgcagaggcatgtcaaccaAGAAACTCcgggtggacctcatccacccctggccctgccaccaaggagctttttaaccacctcagccccagagaaaGGACAGCCCACGCCAAGGTCCCTCAACTCTGCTTCCTCTttgaagacatgttggtgggttTGTGGAGGTCTTTGAAGTGTTCCTTCCATCGACCCACAACATcctgagttgaggtcagcagccctccatccccactgtacacaatgttgatggagcactgcttccccctcctgaacCACCgtatggtggaccagaatcttctcaaaGCCATCCACAattcattctccatggcctctctaAACttctcccatgcccgagtttttgccttaacGACAGCCGAAGCTGtgttccgcttagcctgccgaaATCCGTCAGCTGCCTCCAGAGTCCAACAGACCAAAAATGCCCAATAGAACTCCTTCTTCAGATTGacagcatccctcactgctggtgtccaccaacgagtttggggatTTCACCACAAGACAGCTTTATGGCCACAGCTCTCTACCttaacaatagaggcacagaacacagcccaagAGGACTCAAGGTTCCCctcctcacccgggacatggttgaagctttAGATGCTTctataaaataatgttattttataaGATTAGAATACAATATCAGTATTCAAACATTCTCCATTTATGATCTATTAAATTCAGTGTAATTGAAATGATAAGTTTCAAATGACTGGAATGTTTCCTggcaaaagaaaccaaaaaatcTCACtgaatcttctctttgattcaatctgCCCTTTAAAGGTACAAATATATAGCAAATGATGGATGTattaactttctttttcactcaTCTCAACATCTTTTTCAGTTACAAGCCACTTGTAATATTGAGCAGTCCTTCTTCAACGACTGGTTCAGCGGACATCTCAATTTTCAAATTGAACACCAGTAAGACAAATAATAGATTTCCAGGAATAAACTCAGGAGTTTTTACCAtgttttcagacacacagctcTTCCAGTACCATGCCAGCTCTCAGCTATATAGATGTTGTGTGTTCATATTAAGATAATGATAAACTAACaatatattgtgcagccctactcTACAAATACAATAAAGGTTAATGATGCAcaggaaaatacagaaaattaaactgaaaagttAATCCTAATCACCTTATGTGAATATGATAActacaaaacataaatgtggGCTTATgaataaacatgtttgatgGTCCTGTTCTGGACcatccttttcatttttaaccagAACTTGAGAGTAGGaaaactttatttctgtttatttatatttacgtGGCTTTCCTGTTTCTCAAGTTTGTTTCCCAGGATGCCACGCCATAACTACCATCTGGTGGCCCCCCAGGTCCGTGCTCTGTGTAAGAAACATGGGATTCCTTATAAGATGAAGACTTTGTGGCAAGGCATGGCTGATGTTGTGAGGTAATAATTCACAAGCAAGATATGTAGCAAAGTAAAATATGTTTGTCTGACCAGGCAGCAAAAAGTATGAGTGCTTTGATTCAATAAACAGAAGTAGAACAATAAGTGCTACTTTTTTAACAAGCTCTATGTTCTGTGAGGCTATCTGCcttctttcattaaaaaaaagtaataatggtTAGCTTGCATATTCATTTTAACTGATGTTTTGtctaattattttcttcttacaGGTCACTGAAAATCTCAGGAGATCTTTGGCTTGATGCGTATCTTCATAAATGAAAAGCTTTTTGTAAAAGgagagatgtttttcttttgtctttaagCTAGTGCATCTTTGCACTTTAACAAAATCCAGTTAATAGTGTTgg
This window contains:
- the LOC121647267 gene encoding acyl-CoA Delta-4 desaturase-like encodes the protein MGGGGQQTDHGEAHSGGDAGVYTWEEVQKHSSRKDQWLVINRKVYNITQWAKRHPGGFRLIGHYAGEDATEAFIAFHPDQKFVQKFLKPLLIGELKATEPGQDHRKNAAIIQDFDTLRVQAEKQGLFQAKPLFFCLHLGHIMLLEALAYLMVLHWGTSWMLTFLCAVMLATAQAQAGWLQHDFGHLSVFKKSRWNHLIHKFVIGHLKGASANWWNHRHFQHHAKPNIFMKDPDIHTWDIFVLGATQPVEYGIKKIKHMPYNHQHKYFFLMVPPLLIPVLNFNLLKTMIARRDWVDLAWYMTYYFRFFYCYIPLYGVFGSLALITFVRILESHWFVWMTQMSHLPMDVENEKHQDWVTMQLQATCNIEQSFFNDWFSGHLNFQIEHHLFPRMPRHNYHLVAPQVRALCKKHGIPYKMKTLWQGMADVVRSLKISGDLWLDAYLHK